The following DNA comes from Epinephelus moara isolate mb chromosome 2, YSFRI_EMoa_1.0, whole genome shotgun sequence.
tatatcatttaatcattacattcatatcagaaacatgcaggagactagtccactgatggaccctgatgaggactgttggtccactgatggaccctgatggggactgttggtccactgatggaccctgatgaggactgttggtccactgatggaccctgatggggactgctggtccactgatggaccctgatgaggactgctGGTCCACTAGGAATATTCTTAGTcgggggggcagccctactaatAGGAAGTGACGGTGCTTCCATAGAAGGGTGTGGCCCAGTAAATGAATGACGAACGAGCATCTGTTCGAtcgtcataaaacctgttggttattttcaatgcaaatgTAAACTGTCAAAGGGACTGATCACAGCGCTCAACTTTTAAGATCGATGCTAGTTTGAACCTGAGGTCGCTGCTTGTAGCTTTAATAATCCTCCTTGTTGGTGTCTGACTGTCTCTGCTCAGGTGAAGCCGGGGCCATGTTGGAGGCATCACTGGACAGGAACTTCTCCCACAGCACCTTCTTGTTCAGAGGTTTTCCTGAGCTGCACAAACACCGACGGCTGCTGGCGCTGCCGTTCTCCACGTCCTACCTGACGGCGCTGCTGGGAAACTCTCTGCTGGTGTACGTGATCCAAAGCGTGGAGAGTCTGCACAGCCCCATGTACCTCCTCATCTACACGCTCTGTGTCGTTGACATCCTTGTGGTGACTGCCATCATCCCCAACATGCTCCTCGGCCTCCTCTTCGACTGGGACGAGATCTCACTGGGTGGCTGCTTGACTCAGATGTTCTTCACTCACTTCCTGTCCTCGTTGGAGTCAACATTGCTGCTGGCGATGGCGCTGGACCGCTATGTCGCCATCTGCCAGCCGCTGCGCTATGCCAAAATCATCAACTCCTCCATGTTCGTGAAGCTGCTGCTCTTCACTCTGATCCGCAGCGGCTCCATCATGGCGACGCTGGTCGGTTTGGCGAGTTCGCTGCACTTTTGTGGCTCGAACACGATCCAACACTGCTACTGTGACCACATGGCGCTGGTCAGCCTGGCATGTGGCAACACGGAGAAAAACAGCACAGCAGGCCTCGCTGTGATTGTCTGTTTTGTGGGCGTGGACATACCGCTCATCTTCTTCTCCTACATGAAGATCTTGAGCGTTGTCTTGCGAGCGGCGGCAGCTGGTGAGGACCGCTGGAAGGCGTTTCACACCTGTGGCACTCACCTGATCGTCATGATGTGTTTCTACCTGGTGGGCAGCGTCACGTTCCTCTCTCACAACCTGAACATCCCCATCCCAACGGACGTCAACACCTTCATGGGACTCATGTACATTCTGTTCCCGGCGACAGTTAACCCCATCATCTACGGTGTTCGGACTAAAGAAATCCGAAATGGCTTTTTACGGATTTTTAAAGTGCGAGTGGAAAAAGTTTTGATGGTGAAAGTTTCTCCGGCTGGAAAAAGACAAACGTGACAAAGTTCTTCTGCTTCAAAAAAACTTCCCCAATTCTCCAGTCgactgtttgtgtctctgagtcACAGATTCTCTAACGTTCACCTGAACGTCTCCTTGTTTCAGAGATTTTTGTCCATTtcatgaaagaaaataaataactgaCTAAATCTAAATTAACACGTTTAGTCgctgaatttaaaaacatttcagttctTCGTTGCCTCAGAACTTAAAACTATTTTGTGGTGAGTTTTTTATTGTAATAATTTGAAGTTTAAGTTTACAGTCAGGTTAGAGTTAGATCGCTCAGACCcattttctgttcatgtttCATACATGTGTCATATATGTTCAGCTTTCTTTGTATTTTGACCGATGTAAAATTTCTTGTATTTCTTGTATGTACTCTgcccactgacacacactgtgtttgaaactcaataaatacattcatccattcatgcagtcacacattcattcaaactcattaattcattcataaaTAGATACaaacatacattcatacataaacaaatcaatttcatacattcatacatacattttcttcattcactgattcattcatccacacatacataaatacattcattcattgatacatacatacagaccCTTTCCAANAATTGTGGGCCCTGAATCTATAATCTATGAAAGTTTAACTTTTTGAATGGAATTATGGAAATGAAACAACTTTTCCATGATATTCTAATTTTTTGGAAAGGGTCtgtacatacataaatacatattgtattcattcattcagacacAACATTAGTTTTTAACCGTGCTCTATAATTAAACCTGATTGACCTTGTACCCTGATGATGAGTCCTGCAGGTGGAGCTGACTGATGGAGACTCTGAGTTTAACTACAGCGCCACCGTGTGGACAAAAAGTTCCTCTGACAcagaaaaatgatgatgatgatgatgatgacgtcAGCAACCGTCACTGAGTTTAAACTCTGAGCTGCAGAAGTGAAGTTCAGATTATCATCATCCAGACATTATCAGAGGTGTGTCTGAAGTCATTTACAGGGTCTGTCCACCAGAGGGCGCCAACAGACATGTAAACTGTCCCGAACCAGTTCTTTAAAATACTTTATGTTCATTAATATCAAAGACTGATATCATCTGATGTCAAATTACCTAAGAATCCAGCAATGAGTTTATCGTCACAcccgtcacacacacatgacaacGCTCGAACACACACAGGCCACAAACGTCCTTTTATTAAAGATGCATCAGAATATACAGGTTTCCTCCAGgccctgtcaaaataaaagtcaaatcaaatcatGTTAGAAATAATAAAGatgttttgggtgtttttgaTCTTTGcctgtgatgatgtcatggttcagtctctcacacacacacacacacacacacacacacacacacacacacgtttcagTGACTGTTTtacttaaaatgtttaaattaaaaatgtgtttttcaaaataaaagctcaggAATGActgtattaaagggaaatttcggtttatttcaacctgtctcctatcgtcctaaatttgtttcaagtgactagtgacattaaaataatagttagcatgttagccgttagcctagatacagccggggcgcatagtagcgtcagacctgttaaaacgtaagtgaacgggcaaccttcaagtgcaaagttagtccNNNNNNNNNNNNNNNatgttagccgttagcctagatacagccggggcgcatagtagcgtcagacctgttaaaacgtaagtgaacgggcaaccttcaagtgcaaagttagtccactaaacaagctttttttccacaaagaccgcctcatatcgttaggatNNNNNNNNNNNNNNNNNNNNNNNNNNNNNNNNNNNNNNNNNNNNNNNNNNNNNNNNNNNNNNNNNNNNNNNNNNNNNNNNNNNNNNNNNNNNNNNNNNNNNNNNNNNNNNNNNNNNNNNNNNNNNNNNNNNNNNNNNNNNNNNNNNNNNNNNNNNNNNNNNNNNNNNNNNNNNNNNNNNNNNNNNNNNNNNNNNNNNNNNNNNNNNNNNNNNNNNNNNNNNNNNNNNNNNNNNNNNNNNNNNNNNNNNNNNNNNNNNNNNNNNNNNNNNNNNNNNNNNNNNNNNNNNNNNNNNNNNNNNNNNNNNNNNNNNNNNNNNNNNNNNNNNNNNNNNNNNNNNNNNNNNNNNNNNNNNNNNNNNNNNNNNNNNNNNNNNNNNNNNNNNNNNNNNNNNNNNNNNNNNNNNNNNNNNNNNNNNNNNNNNNNNNNNNNNNNNNNNNNNNNNNNNNNNNNNNNNNNNNNNNNNNNNNNNNNNNNNNNNNNNNNNNNNNNNNNNNNNNNNNNNNNNNNNNNNNNNNNNNNNNNNNNNNNNNNNNNNNNNNNNNNNNNNNNNNNNNNNNNNNNNNNNNNNNNNNNNNNNNNNNNNNNNNNNNNNNNNNNNNNNNNNNNNNNNNNNNNNNNNNNNNNNNNNNNNNNNNNNNNNNNNNNNNNNNNNNNNNNNNNNNNNNNNNNNNNNNNNNNNNNNNNNNNNNNNNNNNNNNNNNNNNNNNNNNNNNNNNNNNNNNNNNNNNNNNNNNNNNNNNNNNNNNNNNNNNNNNNNNNNNNNNNNNNNNNNNNNNNNNNNNNNNNNNNNNNNNNNNNNNNNNNNNNNNNNNNNNNNNNNNNNNNNNNNNNNNNNNNNNNNNNNNNNNNNNNNNNNNNNNNNNNNNNNNNNNNNNNNNNNNNNNNNNNNNNNNNNNNNNNNNNNNNNNNNNNNNNNNNNNNNNNNNNNNNNNNNNNNNNNNNNNNNNNNNNNNNNNNNNNNNNNNNNNNNNNNNNNNNNNNNNNNNNNNNNNNNNNNNNNNNNNNNNNNNNNNNNNNNNNNNNNNNNNNNNNNNNNNNNNNNNNNNNNNNNNNNNNNNNNNNNNNNNNNNNNNNNNNNNNNNNNNNNNNNNNNNNNNNNNNNNNNNNNNNNNNNNNNNNNNNNNNNNNNNNNNNNNNNNNNNNNNNNNNNNNNNNNNNNNNNNNNNNNNNNNNNNNNNNNNNNNNNNNNNNNNNNNNNNNNNNNNNNNNNNNNNNNNNNNNNNNNNNNNNNNNNNNNNNNNNNNNNNNNNNNNNNNNNNNNNNNNNNNNNNNNNNNNNNNNNNNNNNNNNNNNNNNNNNNNNNNNNNNNNNNNNNNNNNNNNNNNNNNNNNNNNNNNNNNNNNNNNNNNNNNNNNNNNNNNNNNNNNNNNNNNNNNNNNNNNNNNNNNNNNNNNNNNNNNNNNNNNNNNNNNNNNNNNNNNNNNNNNNNNNNNNNNNNNNNNNNNNNNNNNNNNNNNNNNNNNNNNNNNNNNNNNNNNNNNNNNNNNNNNNNNNNNNNNNNNNNNNNNNNNNNNNNNNNNNNNNNNNNNNNNNNNNNNNNNNNNNNNNNNNNNNNNNNNNNNNNNNNNNNNNNNNNNNNNNNNNNNNNNNNNNNNNNNNNNNNNNNNNNNNNNNNNNNNNNNNNNNNNNNNNNNNNNNNNNNNNNNNNNNNNNNNNNNNNNNNNNNNNNNNNNNNNNNNNNNNNNNNNNNNNNNNNNNNNNNNNNNNNNNNNNNNNNNNNNNNNNNNNNNNNNNNNNNNNNNNNNNNNNNNNNNNNNNNNNNNNNNNNNNNNNNNNNNNNNNNNNNNNNNNNNNNNNNNNNNNNNNNNNNNNNNNNNNNNNNNNNNNNNNNNNNNNNNNNNNNNNNNNNNNNNNNNNNNNNNNNNNNNNNNNNNNNNNNNNNNNNNNNNNNNNNNNNNNNNNNNNNNNNNNNNNNNNNNNNNNNNNNNNNNNNNNNNNNNNNNNNNNNNNNNNNNNNNNNNNNNNNNNNNNNNNNNNNNNNNNNNNNNNNNNNNNNNNNNNNNNNNNNNNNNNNNNNNNNNNNNNNNNNNNNNNNNNNNNNNNNNNNNNNNNNNNNNNNNNNNNNNNNNNNNNNNNNNNNNNNNNNNNNNNNNNNNNNNNNNNNNNNNNNNNNNNNNNNNNNNNNNNNNNNNNNNNNNNNNNNNNNNNNNNNNNNNNNNNNNNNNNNNNNNNNNNNNNNNNNNNNNNNNNNNNNNNNNNNNNNNNNNNNNNNNNNNNNNNNNNNNNNNNNNNNNNNNNNNNNNNNNNNNNNNNNNNNNNNNNNNNNNNNNNNNNNNNNNNNNNNNNNNNNNNNNNNNNNNNNNNNNNNNNNNNNNNNNNNNNNNNNNNNNNNNNNNNNNNNNNNNNNNNNNNNNNNNNNNNNNNNNNNNNNNNNNNNNNNNNNNNNNNNNNNNNNNNNNNNNNNNNNNNNNNNNNNNNNNNNNNNNNNNNNNNNNNNNNNNNNNNNNNNNNNNNNNNNNNNNNNNNNNNNNNNNNNNNNNNNNNNNNNNNNNNNNNNNNNNNNNNNNNNNNNNNNNNNNNNNNNNNNNNNNNNNNNNNNNNNNNNNNNNNNNNNNNNNNNNNNNNNNNNNNNNNNNNNNNNNNNNNNNNNNNNNNNNNNNNNNNNNNNNNNNNNNNNNNNNNNNNNNNNNNNNNNNNNNNNNNNNNNNNNNNNNNNNNNNNNNNNNNNNNNNNNNNNNNNNNNNNNNNNNNNNNNNNNNNNNNNNNNNNNNNNNNNNNNNNNNNNNNNNNNNNNNNNNNNNNNNNNNNNNNNNNNNNNNNNNNNNNNNNNNNNNNNNNNNNNNNNNNNNNNNNNNNNNNNNNNNNNNNNNNNNNNNNNNNNNNNNNNNNNNNNNNNNNNNNNNNNNNNNNNNNNNNNNNNNNNNNNNNNNNNNNNNNNNNNNNNNNNNNNNNNNNNNNNNNNNNNNNNNNNNNNNNNNNNNNNNNNNNNNNNNNNNNNNNNNNNNNNNNNNNNNNNNNNNNNNNNNNNNNNNNNNNNNNNNNNNNNNNNNNNNNNNNNNNNNNNNNNNNNNNNNNNNNNNNNNNNNNNNNNNNNNNNNNNNNNNNNNNNNNNNNNNNNNNNNNNNNNNNNNNNNNNNNNNNNNNNNNNNNNNNNNNNNNNNNNNNNNNNNNNNNNNNNNNNNNNNNNNNNNNNNNNNNNNNNNNNNNNNNNNNNNNNNNNNNNNNNNNNNNNNNNNNNNNNNNNNNNNNNNNNNNNNNNNNNNNNNNNNNNNNNNNNNNNNNNNNNNNNNNNNNNNNNNNNNNNNNNNNNNNNNNNNNNNNNNNNNNNNNNNNNNNNNNNNNNNNNNNNNNNNNNNNNNNNNNNNNNNNNNNNNNNNNNNNNNNNNNNNNNNNNNNNNNNNNNNNNNNNNNNNNNNNNNNNNNNNNNNNNNNNNNNNNNNNNNNNNNNNNNNNNNNNNNNNNNNNNNNNNNNNNNNNNNNNNNNNNNNNNNNNNNNNNNNNNNNNNNNNNNNNNNNNNNNNNNNNNNNNNNNNNNNNNNNNNNNNNNNNNNNNNNNNNNNNNNNNNNNNNNNNNNNNNNNNNNNNNNNNNNNNNNNNNNNNNNNNNNNNNNNNNNNNNNNNNNNNNNNNNNNNNNNNNNNNNNNNNNNNNNNNNNNNNNNNNNNNNNNNNNNNNNNNNNNNNNNNNNNNNNNNNNNNNNNNNNNNNNNNNNNNNNNNNNNNNNNNNNNNNNNNNNNNNNNNNNNNNNNNNNNNNNNNNNNNNNNNNNNNNNNNNNNNNNNNNNNNNNNNNNNNNNNNNNNNNNNNNNNNNNNNNNNNNNNNNNNNNNNNNNNNNNNNNNNNNNNNNNNNNNNNNNNNNNNNNNNNNNNNNNNNNNNNNNNNNNNNNNNNNNNNNNNNNNNNNNNNNNNNNNNNNNNNNNNNNNNNNNNNNNNNNNNNNNNNNNNNNNNNNNNNNNNNNNNNNNNNNNNNNNNNNNNNNNNNNNNNNNNNNNNNNNNNNNNNNNNNNNNNNNNNNNNNNNNNNNNNNNNNNNNNNNNNNNNNNNNNNNNNNNNNNNNNNNNNNNNNNNNNNNNNNNNNNNNNNNNNNNNNNNNNNNNNNNNNNNNNNNNNNNNNNNNNNNNNNNNNNNNNNNNNNNNNNNNNNNNNNNNNNNNNNNNNNNNNNNNNNNNNNNNNNNNNNNNNNNNNNNNNNNNNNNNNNNNNNNNNNNNNNNNNNNNNNNNNNNNNNNNNNNNNNNNNNNNNNNNNNNNNNNNNNNNNNNNNNNNNNNNNNNNNNNNNNNNNNNNNNNNNNNNNNNNNNNNNNNNNNNNNNNNNNNNNNNNNNNNNNNNNNNNNNNNNNNNNNNNNNNNNNNNNNNNNNNNNNNNNNNNNNNNNNNNNNNNNNNNNNNNNNNNNNNNNNNNNNNNNNNNNNNNNNNNNNNNNNNNNNNNNNNNNNNNNNNNNNNNNNNNNNNNNNNNNNNNNNNNNNNNNNNNNNNNNNNNNNNNNNNNNNNNNNNNNNNNNNNNNNNNNNNNNNNNNNNNNNNNNNNNNNNNNNNNNNNNNNNNNNNNNNNNNNNNNNNNNNNNNNNNNNNNNNNNNNNNNNNNNNNNNNNNNNNNNNNNNNNNNNNNNNNNNNNNNNNNNNNNNNNNNNNNNNNNNNNNNNNNNNNNNNNNNNNNNNNNNNNNNNNNNNNNNNNNNNNNNNNNNNNNNNNNNNNNNNNNNNNNNNNNNNNNNNNNNNNNNNNNNNNNNNNNNNNNNNNNNNNNNNNNNNNNNNNNNNNNNNNNNNNNNNNNNNNNNNNNNNNNNNNNNNNNNNNNNNNNNNNNNNNNNNNNNNNNNNNNNNNNNNNNNNNNNNNNNNNNNNNNNNNNNNNNNNNNNNNNNNNNNNNNNNNNNNNNNNNNNNNNNNNNNNNNNNNNNNNNNNNNNNNNNNNNNNNNNNNNNNNNNNNNNNNNNNNNNNNNNNNNNNNNNNNNNNNNNNNNNNNNNNNNNNNNNNNNNNNNNNNNNNNNNNNNNNNNNNNNNNNNNNNNNNNNNNNNNNNNNNNNNNNNNNNNNNNNNNNNNNNNNNNNNNNNNNNNNNNNNNNNNNNNNNNNNNNNNNNNNNNNNNNNNNNNNNNNNNNNNNNNNNNNNNNNNNNNNNNNNNNNNNNNNNNNNNNNNNNNNNNNNNNNNNNNNNNNNNNNNNNNNNNNNNNNNNNNNNNNNNNNNNNNNNNNNNNNNNNNNNNNNNNNNNNNNNNNNNNNNNNNNNNNNNNNNNNNNNNNNNNNNNNNNNNNNNNNNNNNNNNNNNNNNNNNNNNNNNNNNNNNNNNNNNNNNNNNNNNNNNNNNNNNNNNNNNNNNNNNNNNNNNNNNNNNNNNNNNNNNNNNNNNNNNNNNNNNNNNNNNNNNNNNNNNNNNNNNNNNNNNNNNNNNNNNNNNNNNNNNNNNNNNNNNNNNNNNNNNNNNNNNNNNNNNNNNNNNNNNNNNNNNNNNNNNNNNNNNNNNNNNNNNNNNNNNNNNNNNNNNNNNNNNNNNNNNNNNNNNNNNNNNNNNNNNNNNNNNNNNNNNNNNNNNNNNNNNNNNNNNNNNNNNNNNNNNNNNNNNNNNNNNNNNNNNNNNNNNNNNNNNNNNNNNNNNNNNNNNNNNNNNNNNNNNNNNNNNNNNNNNNNNNNNNNNNNNNNNNNNNNNNNNNNNNNNNNNNNNNNNNNNNNNNNNNNNNNNNNNNNNNNNNNNNNNNNNNNNNNNNNNNNNNNNNNNNNNNNNNNNNNNNNNNNNNNNNNNNNNNNNNNNNNNNNNNNNNNNNNNNNNNNNNNNNNNNNNNNNNNNNNNNNNNNNNNNNNNNNNNNNNNNNNNNNNNNNNNNNNNNNNNNNNNNNNNNNNNNNNNNNNNNNNNNNNNNNNNNNNNNNNNNNNNNNNNNNNNNNNNNNNNNNNNNNNNNNNNNNNNNNNNNNNNNNNNNNNNNNNNNNNNNNNNNNNNNNNNNNNNNNNNNNNNNNNNNNNNNNNNNNNNNNNNNNNNNNNNNNNNNNNNNNNNNNNNNNNNNNNNNNNNNNNNNNNNNNNNNNNNNNNNNNNNNNNNNNNNNNNNNNNNNNNNNNNNNNNNNNNNNNNNNNNNNNNNNNNNNNNNNNNNNNNNNNNNNNNNNNNNNNNNNNNNNNNNNNNNNNNNNNNNNNNNNNNNNNNNNNNNNNNNNNNNNNNNNNNNNNNNNNNNNNNNNNNNNNNNNNNNNNNNNNNNNNNNNNNNNNNNNNNNNNNNNNNNNNNNNNNNNNNNNNNNNNNNNNNNNNNNNNNNNNNNNNNNNNNNNNNNNNNNNNNNNNNNNNNNNNNNNNNNNNNNNNNNNNNNNNNNNNNNNNNNNNNNNNNNNNNNNNNNNNNNNNNNNNNNNNNNNNNNNNNNNNNNNNNNNNNNNNNNNNNNNNNNNNNNNNNNNNNNNNNNNNNNNNNNNNNNNNNNNNNNNNNNNNNNNNNNNNNNNNNNNNNNNNNNNNNNNNNNNNNNNNNNNNNNNNNNNNNNNNNNNNNNNNNNNNNNNNNNNNNNNNNNNNNNNNNNNNNNNNNNNNNNNNNNNNNNNNNNNNNNNNNNNNNNNNNNNNNNNNNNNNNNNNNNNNNNNNNNNNNNNNNNNNNNNNNNNNNNNNNNNNNNNNNNNNNNNNNNNNNNNNNNNNNNNNNNNNNNNNNNNNNNNNNNNNNNNNNNNNNNNNNNNNNNNNNNNNNNNNNNNNNNNNNNNNNNNNNNNNNNNNNNNNNNNNNNNNNNNNNNNNNNNNNNNNNNNNNNNNNNNNNNNNNNNNNNNNNNNNNNNNNNNNNNNNNNNNNNNNNNNNNNNNNNNNNNNNNNNNNNNNNNNNNNNNNNNNNNNNNNNNNNNNNNNNNNNNNNNNNNNNNNNNNNNNNNNNNNNNNNNNNNNNNNNNNNNNNNNNNNNNNNNNNNNNNNNNNNNNNNNNNNNNNNNNNNNNNNNNNNNNNNNNNNNNNNNNNNNNNNNNNNNNNNNNNNNNNNNNNNNNNNNNNNNNNNNNNNNNNNNNNNNNNNNNNNNNNNNNNNNNNNNNNNNNNNNNNNNNNNNNNNNNNNNNNNNNNNNNNNNNNNNNNNNNNNNNNNNNNNNNNNNNNNNNNNNNNNNNNNNNNNNNNNNNNNNNNNNNNNNNNNNNNNNNNNNNNNNNNNNNNNNNNNNNNNNNNNNNNNNNNNNNNNNNNNNNNNNNNNNNNNNNNNNNNNNNNNNNNNNNNNNNNNNNNNNNNNNNNNNNNNNNNNNNNNNNNNNNNNNNNNNNNNNNNNNNNNNNNNNNNNNNNNNNNNNNNNNNNNNNNNNNNNNNNNNNNNNNNNNNNNNNNNNNNNNNNNNNNNNNNNNNNNNNNNNNNNNNNNNNNNNNNNNNNNNNNNNNNNNNNNNNNNNNNNNNNNNNNNNNNNNNNNNNNNNNNNNNNNNNNNNNNNNNNNNNNNNNNNNNNNNNNNNNNNNNNNNNNNNNNNNNNNNNNNNNNNNNNNNNNNNNNNNNNNNNNNNNNNNNNNNNNNNNNNNNNNNNNNNNNNNNNNNNNNNNNNNNNNNNNNNccttatccgctgcgagggtcataaagacagagggatgtcgtatgctgtaaagccctgtgaggcaaattgtgatttgtgatattgggctttataaataaaattgattgattgatgtatttgaagccaaaccatgatgtttttttctgaacctgACTGTATATGAACATGTGAACACGACGCAGGAGGGACCCAGAGTGTTGTATATTGACATTTagctccactgacaaagcggccaTATTTGaagagttgggatgagaacgggTCAGATGATTTATCTGGTGACTGTTAGAAAAGTTTGTCGTCTCTGAAAGTTGATTTTATGTGAGATGAGGTGGAACCAGCAGGTGAaggaaaaacaataaacactgatgaagatttaaaaaaaacatcaacatgtaaacaaacaggtTAAAATCCGGGCCGTCCTCTACAAAGGTTGATTATTCATGATGTTAATAAATCATATAAAGTACTGATGTATTTCATGCAAACGAGGCCACCGGTTCCTCTCAGCTGATTGGTGGCGCTCTCTGTCAGGACGTCCTGCAGCTTCGTCTGCGCGCAGACCGCCTGTGAACAAAGACCTCCGTCAGCTGATGTCCACGCCGAGCGGTGAAGTGTCCGGATCGACCCGAGTTggcagtgttgttgttgtttatgaagACCCTCTGATACGACACATCGAAACTAATCTCAACACAACGGTATTCCTGTTCGTCCCTAATGGAAACACGTACAACTAAGTGACATTAGAGGCATGCTACCAGCCGTCGATACAACGCCGCCGTCCAGGTCTCCGGCCAGCTGGCGAAGGAGTGGAGAGCTGCTCCGTCTGAAAACACGACCGACGTCTAGGCTGCGGTATTCTAGCTTTTTACACCCCAGCAGGACGCAGAGAGGACGAACATGAACGAGAACACAAACACGGCACCACCGAGTGTTTGAAGGTGTCCAGACTGTGGTTTGACCTAAAGGTGACCTCCGTCAGCTCCACACTACGAACAGCAGCGAGACAACAACAGCAGCGGTGGTGGCGGCGGCACTCCGAGTCTTTATCTGTCATCCAGTTTGGGCGAGTCCACcggctcctcctcttcctctttgtcaTCCTTCGCCCCAATCAGCCGCTGGCGGGCAAAGTCTTCGAAGATGATGTCGTCATCGCTGAGGAaaagaagggaggagggagtgaaggaggaagggaaggaggggaggagaggagaggtggaaGTTCATTTATAACaatacaaagaaacataaaaaaagtcTTTTATAATTCTACATTTATATCGCCacgtatttatttatctattcgTGTAATTATCTTTTTTAATATTGCCTTAAATTGCCTTCCATAACGTGCAGCCTGTCGGGTATCATCCTGTCCTGATACTGTGTTCACATGAtgcactgaaataaataaagttgtgttGAATGGGACAAACAGGACTCCTTCAGTCTTTATTTGAGCTGTACAATCTTTTTCATATGAAACAGATAATGAGCCGACGGGGAGATGATCTGTGCAGTAATAATAAACTCCTCTCTGTTGTTTCCCTGtggttgtgtgagtgtgaaatAATGAGCTGTAAACGCAGAGTTACTGTCTGTCGTTTTTCGGAGGCTCTGCTGACGGCAGGATGAGTTTCCAGTTTACAGCCCatttcctgcagcagctcacATTAAGACGCATTAAGGCTGAGACTCCGGAGACGAGTCCATCACAGTTAATGCTTCAGCAGGCCGAGAGGAAAACCCTCTCTGCTGTCAGGGTTATCGACCAGGCCGTAAACCACAGCAGAGCCAATCACATCACAgggctgaggaggagggagagacggacggacagacggacagagacaGCTGCTTACTTTGTGTCAAACTCAATCAGGTTTGTGTCGATTGGAGCTTCATCAggagctgcagagacagagaaacagacacgTTACATTACTGCTCAGGTTTCAGATTATCATAACAAATATTCTTTATACCGATGTGTACGGCTCTGTCATCTCCGCCCACATACATGTTTTCATATTATCGTTTGGTTGGACATAAAGTTGGAATATTCACGTCTAGTGTTGAGTTTattgatcaaatattaataaAGGCTACTCACTTCTTCCGACTCCCTTTCAGACATGAAGTAGTTATGAATGatatttgttcttgttttcttcttatcACTTTCCCTTTAAGTCATTTATGTTTCTTGACTTTTGTcgtatttgcttttattttgacttttccTCTCACAGGAATTGTTGTTGCACCAAaacaagagaaataaataaGTCTGTTTCACCTCTAATGAATGTGTGTTACATCCTCTACAAACTGCTGATTATTTcccaaactgtttttattttcctgcagCAGCGACCACTTTCACTTCATTTCTGTGGAAACAAACGGGCAGACACACAATCCATCTCATCTGATCCTATCACCAGACAGGAAGTTGATATTGATCCATCCTGCAAAAGCAATTAACCGTTTTAAAAGTCATGCTTTCTACAACATGTGTGCACGCAGCGCCGGCGCCATCCAAAGGCCAAAATATCTGGAACACTGTTATGAGATATGTTGCATCAAAGCTGAACGTACAGCATCAAACATGTCGGATCTTCCCAAGTGCAAAGGATGCTTTTATATCTGAGAGGAGACTGATGGATCTAAAACATGTTTCCCTTGTCACATATCAGGGTTCACTGAAACAAAAGCTCCGCCCAGTCATGGTAAAAATGTTGGTAGGTTTCTGCAAAGCACACATACATTAGATTTGCATGTTACATACGCATCATATCATCAGCAGGTGGAGGGaaggtggatggtgtgacacctcgGAGAGACGCCTGCCGAGCTGCAGACACTGTTTAACACCAACAACA
Coding sequences within:
- the LOC126404602 gene encoding olfactory receptor 52K2-like, with amino-acid sequence MLEASLDRNFSHSTFLFRGFPELHKHRRLLALPFSTSYLTALLGNSLLVYVIQSVESLHSPMYLLIYTLCVVDILVVTAIIPNMLLGLLFDWDEISLGGCLTQMFFTHFLSSLESTLLLAMALDRYVAICQPLRYAKIINSSMFVKLLLFTLIRSGSIMATLVGLASSLHFCGSNTIQHCYCDHMALVSLACGNTEKNSTAGLAVIVCFVGVDIPLIFFSYMKILSVVLRAAAAGEDRWKAFHTCGTHLIVMMCFYLVGSVTFLSHNLNIPIPTDVNTFMGLMYILFPATVNPIIYGVRTKEIRNGFLRIFKVRVEKVLMVKVSPAGKRQT